Part of the Verrucomicrobiia bacterium genome is shown below.
CGGCAAAAGCGGAAACTGACAGGGTCAGCCCGCGGCCTGCAACCGGTAGCCAATGCCCGGCTCCGTCAGAATCAGCGTTGGCTGGGCGGGATCGGCCTCCAGTTTTTCCCGCAGGTGCGCCACATACACCCGCAGATAGTGCGTCTGCTCCACCGCGCCGGGCCCCCAAACTTCCGTCAAAAGCTGGCGATGCGTGATCACCCGGCCGGCATGACGCACCAGCAGGCGCAGCAGATTGTATTCGGTGGCGGTCAGGCTGACCGACCTGCCCTTCACCGTCACCTGGCGGGTGGCCAGATCCACCACCACGTTTTCCGCCTGATAAACCCGTTCCGCTTCCGGCTGGGTGGCATGCCGCAACGCCACCCGGAGGCGCGCGAGCAATTCCGCTGAATTGAACGGCTTGGTGACATAGTCATCTGCGCCGCCGTCCAGCGCTGCGACCTTGCCGGCCTCGTCGTCCTGCACGGAGAGAATCACCACCGGCACGCGGCTCCATTCGCGAATGCGCCGCAGCACTTCCTGCCCTGAAAGATCGGGCAGGCCGAGGTCGAGGACGATGATGGCGGGACGATGTTGCGCCGCCAGCGCGAGACCCGCACTGCCGCTGCCGGCGGCCAGCACGCGGTAGCCATTGGCCTCCAGCGTCACGGTCAACAGCCGCCGGATTTGCGGCTCGTCATCCACGACCAACACCAGGGGTTTCGGAATTTCGCTCATGGCCTTTCTTCCGGAACAGG
Proteins encoded:
- a CDS encoding response regulator, with protein sequence MSEIPKPLVLVVDDEPQIRRLLTVTLEANGYRVLAAGSGSAGLALAAQHRPAIIVLDLGLPDLSGQEVLRRIREWSRVPVVILSVQDDEAGKVAALDGGADDYVTKPFNSAELLARLRVALRHATQPEAERVYQAENVVVDLATRQVTVKGRSVSLTATEYNLLRLLVRHAGRVITHRQLLTEVWGPGAVEQTHYLRVYVAHLREKLEADPAQPTLILTEPGIGYRLQAAG